In a single window of the Dreissena polymorpha isolate Duluth1 chromosome 3, UMN_Dpol_1.0, whole genome shotgun sequence genome:
- the LOC127874773 gene encoding uncharacterized protein LOC127874773 produces MLKENDDQHNSKVTNDVLQSTSSNPHNSVKLNCISSCGSHSGSKDDPFDSDVKKDNGIYSLAKNVDPLYSTVIKKKQISVTESSNVAFKDDYPYSVVDKKNKAKEKAWMTTVPPAPVCSISDLPPYSKVNKKKKENS; encoded by the exons ATGTTAAAAGAAAATGATGATCAACACAACTCAAAAGTAACGAATGACGTTCTCCAATCAACGTCAAGCAACCCACATAACTCTGTAAAACTCAATTGTATTTCTTCCTGCGGTTCACACAGTGGCAGCAAAGATGATCCTTTTGACTCAGATGTTAAAAAAGACAACGGAATTTATTCACTTGCAAAAAATGTCGATCCTCTGTACTCAACGgtgataaagaaaaaacaaataagTGTAACAGAGTCATCGAATGTTGCTTTCAAAGATGACTATCCCTATTCAGTCGTGGACAAGAAAAACAAAG CCAAAGAGAAGGCTTGGATGAC AACGGTTCCTCCTGCGCCTGTCTGTTCCATCTCCGATTTGCCGCCTTACAGCAAAGTCAacaagaagaaaaaagaaaacagtTG